The genomic stretch TTCCTTAACTTTCTTTTTGTCTCTTACATCAATACTCTCAATATGAATATTGTCTTTGCCAATATCATCTTTAATTTCCTTTAATCTTTCAAGTCTGCGTGCAACAAGTATTAATGACCAATCGTTTTTTGCAAATTGGTAGGCAATAGCTTTACCAATACCTGCAGATGCTCCAGTTATAAGTATTGTTTTAGACATAACCACCTCCTTTTATAAACTTTAAACGTATTTTAAATTATTATTAATATATTATGGATATTAACTGATATTTCAATATATAATAAAAAAGACCAACCTTTAACAATAATATTCTCATTGATGAAATAAATAGGACATTTCCTAGAACTCAAAGCGCACTAGGTAGTCTCCCAACTTCGCAAGTTAGATTTTCTGCATATCCTCTGACTTCGCAAGTCAGATTTTCAGCATATTTAAGCCATTACAGCCAATTTAACCCCATCCTCTGACTTCGCAAGTCAGATTTACCGATCACTTAAGTTTAAGTGCTATGGCACAATCCCCCAACTTCGCAAGTTGAGTTTTCCCTATTTTATAAAGTGCTTGTAAAAATGTGATGGAAGATATAAATGTGAAATATAATAATAAATAGGGCATTGGTTCACTAGGTTATGATGTAGCAATAACTGTTCTTGGTGAGACACCCTATACTGAAGGAGAAAGAGATGCTAAGGATGCTTCAAGACTTAAGCTAGATGAGATTGATGTTACTTGTCTAAATAATATAAAGAAAGAAAATCCAATTATTCTTATATATGACTATAGCAAAAACAGCTATTGAAACCTACGATTTGAATAATTAAATAATATTGTATTATAAAATTTTATTTGCATTTAATTATAACAAGTGAGCTATCATCCTCTTTTTTATATTTGTTAAATAATTGATCAATAATTTCATGGGGAGATTTATTAAAATGAGTATTTTCAAGTGTTATAGAAGATGATATGCCATCGCTAAACATAAGGATAAAGGCACCCTTTGGTATATCCTTTTCTATTATATTAAAATCTTTCATCCAATCTTGTTTTACACCTCCTAATACGCCATTTTTTGTAATAAGTTTTTCATTGTTGTAGTTGAATAAAGGATGTGCACTAAATTGTTTATTTTTGTAAAAAATTTTACATGAGACATCTCCTATTCCACAAAATTCTAATTTATTTTTTATTTTCCATAATTTTAGAAATTCTATCACAAATCTTCTATCCATGTTTTTTGTATATTCAATTAAGCACTCAACAATGTCATTTAATTTTAAATAGTAATGATTGTCTATAAATTTTGAGATTTTGACAGCTTGTTCACCAGCATATTTTCCATGTCCTGATACATCGAGTAAAGCTATAAATATGTAGCTTGGCATCTCTATTTTTATGATTCTATCTCCACAACCACTAAAGACAAGGGATTCTACTTTTGTTGCAATATCAAATCTATTTATAACATTAGCTTTAAAATATTTTATCCACGTTATTTCAACTGGATTAAATTTGTAATAAAACTCATCTGCAGATCTTCCAGCGACCCCTAAGCCAATACCTAGTGAATTTTTGTTTGTCTTTCCATCCATAAGATCAAAAACAGACAGTCTACCCATATTATATGATTTTAACATTATCTTTTTCTCATCGATATAAATCTTTAATTCTCCTTTTTCAGCATGTTTTAAAATATTTGTCGTTAATTCTGAAGATGCAATTTCTATTAAATCTTTTAAATTTGTTGGACAATTTATCAAAATTTTATTTAAATAGATAGATACTCTAATTAGATCAGAATTATTTCTAATCTCGAATGTTTTATCTATTTCTTGTATTGCCATTAAGTGTTAATCCTTTTTAGTAGAATATAATCTTTTTTAAAATTTTACTATTCTTAAATTTATAATTATCACCTATTTATCTCAAATCTAGTTATTTTCCCCTTAATTTATTATTTATTACTTATCAAGAAAGTAAATTACTGATATTATTAATTATGAACTTTATAAGTAAAATATCACTTATTTCAACAAAATATTTTACTATCTTAGTAATCCTTGCGACAGTATTTGCACTTTCTTTTGACGAATTAACGATATTTTTACCATACGTTAAAATATTATTATCTCTCATAATGTTTGCTATGGGGTTAACTATTAAAATTTCTGATCTTACTAATGTTTTTAAATATCCAAAGGCATTATTTTTAGGTATTGTATTACAATATACAATTATGCCTTGTGCTGCATTCTTTTTGATAACATTATTTCCCGTAAATCCTGAAATTGCAATAGGTGTAATGTTATTAGGTTGTTCTCCAGGGGGTACGGCATCAAATGTTATGACTTTTATTGCAAAGGGAGATATTGCCTTATCAATAGGCTTGACAACTATATCTACATTACTGTCCCCATTTATAACGCCATTATTAACATATTTTTTTGTTCATTCATGGGTTGATATTAATATTAGTAGTATGTTTTTCTCTATATCCCAGATTGTTTTAGTTCCAGTTATTTTAGGAATATTAATTAATAGATTGTTTGAGGAAAAAATATATCATATATTGCCAGTTCTGCCGACAATATCTATATGGTCAATAATTATTATAATTATGGCTGTTGTCTCATCTAATAACTATATATCTGTAAGATATGTCGCTCTCTTGATCTGCTTAGTTGTAATACATAATGTTTTTGGTTTAATTTTAGGTTTTTATATATCAAAGGTCTTTAAATTAAAAAAGAAGCAGTGTAAAGCAATCTCAATTGAGGTAGGTATGCAAAATTCGGCACTTGCTGCAACATTAGCTGTTCTACATTTTAACCCACTAAGTGCACTTCCTGGTGCTATTTACTCAATATGGCATAATCTATCTGGCTCTTTTCTTGCTTCCATATGGGGAAGGGATAAATGAAAAACTGAAATTTTGTTTTATGTCATCTCATTAGTTATGATATTTTTTTAAAAAGCTATGTCTTTTTTTTCTGTGCCATTTTACGTATTGCTTCTACAATTTCTGGGTTAGCCAATGTGGTTACATCGCCAACATCTGAGTTATTAGAAATGGATGAAAGCACACGACGCATAATCTTTCCTGAACGTGTTTTAGGCATGTCAGGTACTATATAAATATTTTTTGGTTTGGCTATTGGACCAATTATTTTGATAATATTTTCTTTAATTTTGTTTTCTATTTCTTTATTTGTTGTGTAACCTGGTTTGAGAGATACAAAAACACAAGGCACATGACCCTTTAATTCATCTTCTACAGGAACAACAGCTGCTTCTGCCACTTCTTCAGCAACAAGTACAGCAGATTCTAGTTCTTTGGTACCTATCCTGTGGCCAGCAACATTTATTACATCGTCAACCCGACCTAATATTCGATAATAGCCGTCTGCAGCTTGTACTGCAGCATCTCCAGAGAAATAAGGCCAATCTTTCCAGTTTTTACTATTTTTGTTCTTACAATATTTTTCATAATATGTTTTAATGAATTTTTCATGGGCTCCCCATATAGTTTGCATTATACCTGGCCATGGATTTCTAATACATAAATTACCTGCCTTACCCTCTCCAGCCTTGAGTTCTTTTCCCTCTTCATCATAGATTACTGGGTAAATACCAGGCAGTCCTGTACCCGCGCTTCCTGGTTTCATAGGTTGAAGTGCTGGTATGGTACTGCAGAGAAATCCTCCAGTCTCTGTTTGCCACCATGTATCAACAATCACAGCTTCGCCTTTACCAATCACCTTATAATACCATCTCCACACTTCTGGTTCTATTGGTTCCCCCACTGTGGTCATATGTTTAAAATGATAATTATATTTTTTTGGTTCATCAGGACCTACTTTTCTTAACATTCGTATAGTAGTGGGTGCTGTGTGGAATATGTTTACATTAAATTGCTCAGCTATCCTCCATGGTCGGCCAGCATCAGGATAGGTGGGTACACCTTCATACATAATGCTTGTGGCAGCAAGTGATAAAGGACCATAAACAATATATGAATGGCCAGTAATCCACCCTATATCAGCAAGGCACCAATATGTATCCTCAGGATGAATATCCTGAATATACTTTGATGTACCAGTAGCATATGCTAAATACCCACCAGTGCTATGTTGACATCCCTTAGGTTTAGCTGTAGTACCACTAGTATACATAAGAAAGAGAGGTGCTTCAGAGGGCATAGATACAGGATTTATAGTTTTTCTTTTATAACTCTTTAGTAAGTCATCTAAAAAGTAATCACGGCCTTCTACTATAGGAGCTTTTGAAACATATTTTCCCGGATAACGCCGCCAGATTAGTACCTTATCTATATTTACACCTTCTTTTTTAGCTTCCTCCACAGATTCATCGGCTTTAATTTTATGGTCTAAAAGTTCACCATTTCGATAATACCCATCAATAGTTATAAGCACATTACTCCCAGAATCAACTATTCTATCTGCGCAAGACTTACCACTAAATCCTCCATACACCACTGAGTGAATAATTCCTAATCTAGCACAAGCAAGCATCGATATAGGCAATGCTAATACCATAGGCATATGTAATGTTACCCTATCTCCAGTCTTAAGCTTGGCAAAATCCTTTAGAAGT from Deferribacterota bacterium encodes the following:
- a CDS encoding SDR family NAD(P)-dependent oxidoreductase, with amino-acid sequence MSKTILITGASAGIGKAIAYQFAKNDWSLILVARRLERLKEIKDDIGKDNIHIESIDVRDKKKVKE
- a CDS encoding SpoIIE family protein phosphatase; translated protein: MAIQEIDKTFEIRNNSDLIRVSIYLNKILINCPTNLKDLIEIASSELTTNILKHAEKGELKIYIDEKKIMLKSYNMGRLSVFDLMDGKTNKNSLGIGLGVAGRSADEFYYKFNPVEITWIKYFKANVINRFDIATKVESLVFSGCGDRIIKIEMPSYIFIALLDVSGHGKYAGEQAVKISKFIDNHYYLKLNDIVECLIEYTKNMDRRFVIEFLKLWKIKNKLEFCGIGDVSCKIFYKNKQFSAHPLFNYNNEKLITKNGVLGGVKQDWMKDFNIIEKDIPKGAFILMFSDGISSSITLENTHFNKSPHEIIDQLFNKYKKEDDSSLVIIKCK
- a CDS encoding bile acid:sodium symporter family protein, which translates into the protein MNFISKISLISTKYFTILVILATVFALSFDELTIFLPYVKILLSLIMFAMGLTIKISDLTNVFKYPKALFLGIVLQYTIMPCAAFFLITLFPVNPEIAIGVMLLGCSPGGTASNVMTFIAKGDIALSIGLTTISTLLSPFITPLLTYFFVHSWVDINISSMFFSISQIVLVPVILGILINRLFEEKIYHILPVLPTISIWSIIIIIMAVVSSNNYISVRYVALLICLVVIHNVFGLILGFYISKVFKLKKKQCKAISIEVGMQNSALAATLAVLHFNPLSALPGAIYSIWHNLSGSFLASIWGRDK
- the acs gene encoding acetate--CoA ligase, with product MKKKNNLKGIEVSETQVAVHWKEEEYVYPPAKFIGQANMTDPNIKERFKEENFPECFREYADMLHWDKYWQTTLDTSNPPFWKWFVGGKLNACYNCIDRHLDKYKNKAAYIWVPEPENEEHYTMTYYELYRKVNELAVLLKDFAKLKTGDRVTLHMPMVLALPISMLACARLGIIHSVVYGGFSGKSCADRIVDSGSNVLITIDGYYRNGELLDHKIKADESVEEAKKEGVNIDKVLIWRRYPGKYVSKAPIVEGRDYFLDDLLKSYKRKTINPVSMPSEAPLFLMYTSGTTAKPKGCQHSTGGYLAYATGTSKYIQDIHPEDTYWCLADIGWITGHSYIVYGPLSLAATSIMYEGVPTYPDAGRPWRIAEQFNVNIFHTAPTTIRMLRKVGPDEPKKYNYHFKHMTTVGEPIEPEVWRWYYKVIGKGEAVIVDTWWQTETGGFLCSTIPALQPMKPGSAGTGLPGIYPVIYDEEGKELKAGEGKAGNLCIRNPWPGIMQTIWGAHEKFIKTYYEKYCKNKNSKNWKDWPYFSGDAAVQAADGYYRILGRVDDVINVAGHRIGTKELESAVLVAEEVAEAAVVPVEDELKGHVPCVFVSLKPGYTTNKEIENKIKENIIKIIGPIAKPKNIYIVPDMPKTRSGKIMRRVLSSISNNSDVGDVTTLANPEIVEAIRKMAQKKKT